The stretch of DNA TTGGAGCTTATATCGACTACACTACCAAACTCGAAAAAATTGGGATGAACGACTTTGTGATAACTGCTAAAAAGAACGAGAAATGGAAGGAGTACGGGTTGATGAAATCATTACAAAGAATTTAGTACCATTAATCTGATTTTGGTATTAGGGAATACTTACAAATAATAAATATTTTGATTAATAATTACTATTAATGGAACATTGGAAAAAAAGAGATAAGAAACTTAATGATCCAGCTCAATTTCGAAACACTATAAAAAGCAGTATGGCACTTGATATTAAAATCGGCGATCGCGATGCACATGTTCGTATGATTAAAAAGGAAGGATCAAAAGCGACCATTCAAATCGATGAAAAAATTTATGAAGTAGATATCATCATGGTTGAAAATGGTGTATACTCTATAATTCATGAAGGAAAATCCTATAACATAGAGATGATTCAGGGCAGTAGTCCTAAAAATTATTTTGTAAATACGTACTACTCATCTCATGAACTCAACATTATTGATGCTCAGAGTCGTTACCAGCAGAATAGGAATAAGGATGGATTACATAGTGGAGATAAAATCATATCAACACCAATGCCTGGGAAGGTTGTTCGAATTCCTGTTAGTGAGGGTGATCAAGTTGAGAAGGGAACCACGCTTATTGTAATATCCGCCATGAAAATGGAAAGCGAATATAAATCACCTTTAGATGGTGTTGTTAAAAGAATATATGTTACAGAAGGTGAGACTATTAATGGTCACCAACCCCTTGTTGAAATCGAATAATTAGCTTATTATTTATGAAGACTTTAGAAGAAAAATTTAACCAGTTTGAGCAAAAAATAAAAGAAGCCACACTGGGTGGCGGTTCTGAGCGTATACAAAAACAGCATGAAGCAGGTAAGCAAACTGCCCGTGAGCGAATAATTGAATTCCTAGATAAAGGATCTTTTAACGAATTTGATATGCTTGTTACACATCGCTCTAATGAGTTTGG from Bacteroidales bacterium encodes:
- a CDS encoding biotin/lipoyl-binding protein; translation: MEHWKKRDKKLNDPAQFRNTIKSSMALDIKIGDRDAHVRMIKKEGSKATIQIDEKIYEVDIIMVENGVYSIIHEGKSYNIEMIQGSSPKNYFVNTYYSSHELNIIDAQSRYQQNRNKDGLHSGDKIISTPMPGKVVRIPVSEGDQVEKGTTLIVISAMKMESEYKSPLDGVVKRIYVTEGETINGHQPLVEIE